In Onthophagus taurus isolate NC chromosome 6, IU_Otau_3.0, whole genome shotgun sequence, a genomic segment contains:
- the LOC111427888 gene encoding elongation factor Ts, mitochondrial isoform X2, whose translation MILVQACRNIIRTLHTNEVRWAAEKSLLATLRKKTGYTFSNCKKALEMHNNDINKAESWLKEQAQQLGWAKATKLEGRQTAQGLIGVSVNKNNGVLVELNCETDFVARNDVFQKMANTTAAAVMNFMEKQPINKPISKMLLTTDDLKSLPVSDGKPLSDHIALMIGTIGENASLSRAFCIKVSDGLHLFGYAHPSGKQIESTLLGKLGGLVILKQTGNSLNSDLEQVGKTICQHIVGMNPQKVGTVDDKPSSNSDDETCLIHQEYLLDDSLTIKEVLDENGVEVIDFKRFECGEKDNKIMEQPLEAIETCQ comes from the exons ATG atACTAGTTCAAGCATGCAGGAATATAATCCGTACTTTACATACAAACGAAGTCCGATGGGCTGCAGAAAAATCTCTACTTGCTACACTTCGAAAGAAGACCGGATATACTTTTAGTAATTGTAAAAAAGCTTTAGAAATGCAtaataatgatattaataag GCTGAATCTTGGTTAAAAGAACAAGCTCAACAACTTGGTTGGGCTAAAGCAACGAAATTAGAAGGTAGACAAACTGCGCAAGGATTAATAGGTGTttctgttaataaaaataatggaGTTCTTgttgaattaaattgtgaaACAGATTTCGTAGCAAGaaatgatgtttttcaaaaaatggcCAACACAACCGCTGCTGCTGTTATGAATTTTATGGAAAAACAACCTATAAATAAACCAATCTCTAAA atGTTATTAACAACAGATGATTTAAAATCCCTCCCAGTATCGGATGGTAAACCCCTTTCTGATCATATAGCTTTAATGATTGGTACAATAGGAGAAAACGCCTCATTATCAAGAgctttttgtataaaagtatCAGATGGATTACATTTATTCGGTTATGCTCATCCTTCAGGAAAACAAATCGAATCGACTTTATTAGGAAAACTTGGTGGacttgttattttaaaacaaactgGAAATTCCCTCAACTCTGATTTAGAACAAGTTGGGAAAACAATTTGTCAACATATTGTTGGAATGAACCCCCAAAAAGTTGGTACAGTTGATGATAAACCTTCTTCAAATTCTGATGATGAAACATGTCTTATACATCAAGAATACCTATTAGATGATAGCTTAACAATTAAAGAAGTTCTTGATGAAAATGGGGTTGAAGTGATTGATTTTAAACGTTTTGAATGTGGTGAAAaggataataaaataatggaGCAGCCTTTGGAAGCCATCGAAACATGTCAATGA
- the LOC111427888 gene encoding elongation factor Ts, mitochondrial isoform X1, with protein sequence MNINCSSILILVQACRNIIRTLHTNEVRWAAEKSLLATLRKKTGYTFSNCKKALEMHNNDINKAESWLKEQAQQLGWAKATKLEGRQTAQGLIGVSVNKNNGVLVELNCETDFVARNDVFQKMANTTAAAVMNFMEKQPINKPISKMLLTTDDLKSLPVSDGKPLSDHIALMIGTIGENASLSRAFCIKVSDGLHLFGYAHPSGKQIESTLLGKLGGLVILKQTGNSLNSDLEQVGKTICQHIVGMNPQKVGTVDDKPSSNSDDETCLIHQEYLLDDSLTIKEVLDENGVEVIDFKRFECGEKDNKIMEQPLEAIETCQ encoded by the exons ATGAATATAAATTGTTCATCgattttg atACTAGTTCAAGCATGCAGGAATATAATCCGTACTTTACATACAAACGAAGTCCGATGGGCTGCAGAAAAATCTCTACTTGCTACACTTCGAAAGAAGACCGGATATACTTTTAGTAATTGTAAAAAAGCTTTAGAAATGCAtaataatgatattaataag GCTGAATCTTGGTTAAAAGAACAAGCTCAACAACTTGGTTGGGCTAAAGCAACGAAATTAGAAGGTAGACAAACTGCGCAAGGATTAATAGGTGTttctgttaataaaaataatggaGTTCTTgttgaattaaattgtgaaACAGATTTCGTAGCAAGaaatgatgtttttcaaaaaatggcCAACACAACCGCTGCTGCTGTTATGAATTTTATGGAAAAACAACCTATAAATAAACCAATCTCTAAA atGTTATTAACAACAGATGATTTAAAATCCCTCCCAGTATCGGATGGTAAACCCCTTTCTGATCATATAGCTTTAATGATTGGTACAATAGGAGAAAACGCCTCATTATCAAGAgctttttgtataaaagtatCAGATGGATTACATTTATTCGGTTATGCTCATCCTTCAGGAAAACAAATCGAATCGACTTTATTAGGAAAACTTGGTGGacttgttattttaaaacaaactgGAAATTCCCTCAACTCTGATTTAGAACAAGTTGGGAAAACAATTTGTCAACATATTGTTGGAATGAACCCCCAAAAAGTTGGTACAGTTGATGATAAACCTTCTTCAAATTCTGATGATGAAACATGTCTTATACATCAAGAATACCTATTAGATGATAGCTTAACAATTAAAGAAGTTCTTGATGAAAATGGGGTTGAAGTGATTGATTTTAAACGTTTTGAATGTGGTGAAAaggataataaaataatggaGCAGCCTTTGGAAGCCATCGAAACATGTCAATGA
- the LOC111427886 gene encoding beta-1,3-galactosyltransferase brn-like, with protein MYKIFQKNFKYIILIIALITFVLSGYFDYIREISFEKFTYPLEEDIRKYIEELKANQKSSRNIINEYKYDYLITPNNKCLINRGEKQLRLVLVIKSSLDHFERRKVIRDTWGDENRFEIRRFFMVGKRDNTPLNEIVQNESYEYDDIIQGDFIDAYYNNTIKTMMSFKWLLKNCGNSDFYMFVDDDYYVSMPNALNYINNPITYPNYHTDLETNRVSFDLKHFYSGNCIRTRPMRDYFSKYRLSLKEYPFNEFPLYSTAGAYILARDTLEELYYASYYTKHFRFDDVYMGILSRKIGIIPYHTEYISREWKEDENFKRYCIASHGFENMNKMRDLWKNQKELGYA; from the coding sequence atgtataaaatatttcaaaaaaactttaaatatattatccTAATAATCGCTTTAATAACGTTCGTGTTAAGTGGTTATTTCGATTATATCCGCGaaataagttttgaaaaatttacatATCCCCTAGAAGAAGATATAAGAAAATACATAGAAGAATTAAAAGCGAATCAAAAATCTTCAAGAAACATTATAAACGAGTACAAATACGATTACCTTATAACGCCAAATAATAAGTGCCTAATAAATCGGGGAGAAAAACAACTTCGACTtgttttagtaataaaatctAGTTTAGATCATTTTGAAAGGAGAAAGGTTATTCGAGACACGTGGGGTGATGAAAATCGATTTGAAATTCGTCGATTTTTCATGGTGGGTAAACGTGATAACACGCCTTTAAACGAAATAGTACAAAACGAATCTTATGAATATGATGATATTATTCAGGGTGATTTTATCGACgcttattataataatacgATAAAAACTATGATGAGTTTCAAatggttattaaaaaattgtggaaaTTCCGACTTCTACATGTTTGTCGATGACGACTATTACGTATCAATGCCAAATGCTTtgaattatataaataacCCCATTACATACCCAAATTACCACACAGACCTTGAAACGAACCGCGTCAGTTTTgacctaaaacatttttattcggGAAATTGTATTCGAACGAGACCCATGAGGgattattttagtaaatataGATTATCGTTAAAAGAATATCCTTTTAATGAATTTCCACTTTATTCGACCGCCGGTGCTTATATTCTTGCAAGAGATACGTTAGAAGAATTGTATTATGCGAGTTATTATACCAAACATTTTAGATTTGATGATGTTTATATGGGGATTTTAAGCAGAAAAATTGGTATAATTCCTTATCACACTGAATATATTTCGAGAGAATGGAAAgaagatgaaaattttaaacggtATTGTATTGCAAGTCAtggttttgaaaatatgaataaaatGAGGGATTTATGGAagaatcaaaaagaattaGGGTATgcctaa
- the LOC111427772 gene encoding transketolase-like protein 2, which translates to MSTNGDKLSPVEIQELNNISNKLRVSALRSTNAARSGHPSSCSSVAEILAVLFYKVMKFRLSHPKDPASDRLILSKGHAAPILYAAWAEVGLFPKEKLLDLRQIYSDLEGHPTPRLNFIDFATGSLGQGLSVAVGMAYVGKIIENMKYRIFCIIGDSESSEGAIWEACNFASFYKLNNLCVIIDVNRLGQTGQTPLGHDTNAYQKRFQAFGFNSIIVDGHNVEELINAFEKAESQQLKPTCIIAKTFKGKHFLNLENVSNFHGKLLGERFDKIVEHIESLITNKGKTFLEIHEPDWIYPIPENKGAIQLSIPPCYINTDFISTREAFGNALIKLAQTSERIISFDADVRNSTYSEKLKEYDESRHIDCFMAEQNLVSAAIGACCRTNLIPFISSFSSFLTRAFDQLRMGAVSSTNIKICGTHAGVSTGEDGPSQMAMEDIAMFRTLPGCTIFYPSDAVATERAVEFAANIQGMCYVRLTRPKNEVIYSNDRHFAVGEAQVLLKHSDDQVLLISAGITLVEAFNAAKELEKDGIHIRIIDLFTIKPIDADCIKKNAKEALGKIITVEEHYPEGGIGEAVLSAVADEPNILLKKIAIPKMARSGRPRELLDYFGVSTCNIVLMIKEFLNIKTDLGESEENEASKITQTTEAGDTNTNTIENLK; encoded by the coding sequence atgtcGACAAACGGCGATAAATTATCACCCGTAGAAATACAAGAATTAAACAACATTTCTAACAAATTAAGAGTATCCGCATTGAGATCGACAAATGCCGCGAGAAGTGGTCACCCATCCTCTTGTTCTTCCGTAGCGGAAATTTTAGCAGTGCTTTTTTACAAAGTTATGAAATTCAGATTGAGCCATCCTAAAGATCCTGCGAGCGATCGGTTGATTTTGTCAAAAGGACACGCAGCTCCGATTCTTTACGCGGCTTGGGCTGAAGTTGGATTATTTccgaaagaaaaattattagactTGCGCCAAATTTATTCTGATTTAGAAGGGCATCCAACGCCGAGATTAAATTTTATCGACTTTGCAACTGGGTCTCTTGGTCAAGGACTATCAGTCGCCGTTGGAATGGCTTATGTGGGCAAAATAATCGAAAACATGAAATATcgaattttttgtattattggtGATTCTGAAAGTTCCGAAGGTGCGATATGGGAGGCGTGTAATTTCGCCAGTTTTTATAAACTCAATAATTTATGCGTGATTATTGATGTGAATCGTTTAGGACAAACCGGACAAACCCCTTTGGGTCACGACACGAATGCTTACCAAAAAAGATTTCAAGCGTTTGGTTTTAATAGCATCATCGTGGATGGTCATAACGTTGAAGAGCTGATAAATGCTTTCGAAAAGGCAGAAAGTCAACAATTGAAACCAACTTGTATTATAGCCAAAACGTTTAaaggaaaacattttttaaatttggaaaatgttAGTAATTTTCATGGGAAATTATTGGGCGAAAGATTTGATAAAATAGTTGAACACATAGAATCTTTAATTACTAATAAAGGAAAAACTTTCTTAGAAATACACGAACCTGATTGGATTTATCCAATACCTGAAAATAAGGGCGCTATTCAATTATCTATTCCTCCTTGTTACATCAACACCGATTTTATTTCCACGAGAGAAGCTTTCGGTAACGCTTTAATTAAGCTAGCTCAAACCAGCGAAAGAATAATTTCTTTTGACGCCGATGTCAGAAATTCAACTTATtcagaaaaactaaaagaatatGATGAATCAAGACACATTGATTGTTTTATGGCAGAACAAAACTTAGTTTCGGCAGCAATAGGAGCTTGTTGTCGAACAAATTTAATCCCATTCATCTcatcttttagttcttttcTTACAAGAGCTTTCGATCAACTTCGCATGGGTGCAGTATCATCTACTAACATTAAAATATGTGGTACACACGCTGGAGTTAGTACAGGTGAAGATGGACCAAGCCAAATGGCCATGGAAGATATTGCAATGTTTAGAACGCTTCCCGgttgtacaattttttatccCAGCGACGCAGTTGCCACAGAAAGAGCAGTTGAATTTGCCGCTAACATTCAAGGAATGTGTTACGTAAGACTCACGCGACCTAAAAACGAAGTTATTTACTCAAACGATAGACATTTCGCAGTTGGAGAAGcccaagttttattaaaacattcaGACGATcaagtattattaatttccgCCGGAATAACCTTAGTCGAAGCTTTTAATGCTGCCaaagaattagaaaaagaCGGAATTCACATTCGTATTATCGATTTATTTACTATCAAACCAATAGACGCagattgtattaaaaagaacgCCAAAGAGGCTTTAGGGAAAATTATTACGGTTGAGGAACATTATCCTGAAGGTGGAATTGGAGAAGCTGTTTTATCTGCGGTTGCTGATGaaccaaatattttattaaaaaaaattgctattCCTAAAATGGCAAGATCTGGAAGACCGCGTGAACTTTTggattattttggagtatctACCTGTAATATTGTGTTGATGATTAAggagtttttaaatataaaaactgATCTTGGAGAATCAGAGGAAAATGAAGCATCGAAAATAACTCAAACAACGGAAGCTGGAGATACTAACACTAATAcaatcgaaaatttaaaataa
- the LOC111428024 gene encoding uncharacterized protein: protein MLSKREKLLIRPWQQRRYDNHRRKVQSALPAIDNKTPQNRPHITVKLKKCQQEVDRTAKIQKDNFILLKKLSYIMKTNRVDNYWNTPPPNFLNRISMYDFPQRKKIVYMEEKPFEKTTHIRKSKCSACTPKPPTPPSIPEERIPWEPKKPSISRKRSQSVPPKRSVPIIQEKLKDLQEKGVKSSIKPDSIRSKSCKANQRFLERKTIIEDECLKSPRSFLLEKGNLKLSINFPSDTSVTVRDGLLEYPLFKDDCYCTSMGKVY from the exons ATGTTATCAAAGCgagaaaagttattaataagaCCTTGGCAACAACGGAGATATGATAATCATCGAAGAAAG gTCCAATCAGCTTTACCAGCAATTGATAACAAAACTCCACAAAACAGGCCTCATATaacagtaaaattaaaaaaatgtcaacAAGAAGTTGATAGAACGGCTAAAATCCAaaaggataattttattttgttgaaaaagttGTCTTATATCATGAAAACGAATCGTGTTGATAATTATTGGAATACACCACCcccaaa ttttttaaatcgaatttcAATGTACGATTTTCCCCAAcgtaaaaaaatcgtttatatgGAAGAAAAACCCTTTGAAAAGACGACTCATATAAGAAAATCGAAATGTTCAGCTTGTACTCCAAAGCCACCAACACCCCCAAGC attcCTGAGGAGCGAATTCCTTGGGAACCTAAAAAACCATCGATTTCACGAAAACGTTCACAATCGGTTCCTCCAAAACGTTCCGTTCCAATAATCcaagaaaaactaaaagatttaCAAGAAAAAGGTGTAAAAAGTTCTATTAAACCTGATTCAATTCGAAGTAAAAGTTGTAAGGCGAATCAAAGATTTTTAGAACGAAAAACAATTATTGAAGATGAATGTCTCAAATCACCAAGAAGTTTTTTGTTGGAAaagggaaatttaaaattgtccATAAATTTTCCTTCTGATACATCTGTAACTGTCCGTGATGGTTTGTTGGAGTACCCACTTTTTAAAGATGATTGTTATTGTACTTCAATGGGAAAGGTTTATTAA
- the LOC111427842 gene encoding gamma-tubulin complex component 3, with the protein MSQIPVENLESLAQVPALTTKLCNHFAKNDKDLAAEYFRIAITFLTSVHQFPPFNSRDEQYVVAQIRKFLLSLEPSNNVQKFDLLYAKFQKTSILRNKCAILLFFLHLASQSQSETLTQWSMLEKVTSQSSINSSKSQTFLPDDNKGSVKKLYSANLGKNLSASSRTQLSQATTVPSIIWSNSDHDLHALKDRCSSIESSRSGTTISVSESQLIQEVIYSFQGIEGKVLRKEPGGLGFTIDGKASKGMTPIQRGLIERLSCVGFLHNQLKQHCDEADKQIGLIGQSLIAILREELTSYYQMVALLQAQSKKQGCYDHSELSLRRMSVWVAEPQMHLQWLAYIAEQCSDKKGGALVSMVHGFLQHGAQCVQKVSEKVLSAVCRPLYLMLSKWLLDGEINDPCGEFFIEARNVSNAERLWYDKYYVRQSMIPSFITVDQANKILATGKSINFLRQICKDSEELPGRDALQKLFAITSAEALFSPEQSIELHTALESVYRETSLRVLNLLKNKFRLLEHLQALRRYLLLGQGDFIRHLLELLAPELNKPAQELYGHTLSGILESAIRVTNAQFEDEDTLQRLNVGLMDPSHGDLGWDTFTLVYIVDGPVGTIFEHTMPIYKCLFGGLWKTKRMEYVLSNMRKQQISCAKLFRRLDVLKPVSHLIHVLASKMINLLHQMQYYFLFEVLECSWAEMLKQVNQAESLDHVIKAHGHFLESVQNGVLLDTTHTEIRTQLGIIFTLILNLETLQDALYTSAESELESILAYERKCASHRNFGTNLQYEYESKERTLKFKHFVSSVKCQVKQLSTKYTEFITRFLTSLSTSPDMNLQLLSVRLNFNDFNQIT; encoded by the exons ATGAGCCAAATTCCGGTGGAAAATTTAGAGTCTTTGGCTCAAGTACCAGCGTTAACGACTAAATTGTGCAATCATTTCGCTAAGAATGATAAAg atTTAGCAGCTGAATATTTTAGAATAGCTATAACGTTTTTAACGTCTGTGCATCAATTCCCACCGTTTAATTCGCGTGACGAACAATACGTCGTCGCtcaaattcgaaaatttttattatctttagaACCGAGTAACAACGTTCAAAAATTTGATCTATTATATGCGAAATTTCAAAAGACG tcAATTTTGCGTAACAAATGTGCCATCTTACTATTTTTCTTACACCTCGCCTCACAATCGCAAAGCGAAACCTTAACCcaatggagcatgttggaaaaaGTCACATCACAATCGAGTATTAACTCATCTAAATCACAAACCTTTTTGCCTGATGATAATAAGGGAAGTGtaaagaaattgtattccgCAAATTTAGGAAAGAATTTATCAGCTTCTAGTAGAACacaa TTGTCTCAAGCAACAACAGTACCTTCAATAATCTGGTCAAATAGCGATCATGATTTACATGCTTTAAAAGATCGATGTTCATCAATAGAATCATCAAGAAGTGGAa ctACAATAAGTGTATCAGAAAGTCAATTAATTCAAGAAGTTATCTATTCGTTTCAAGGAATTGAAGGTAAAGTGCTTAGAAAAGAACCTGGTGGTCTTGGATTTACAATTGATGGTAAAGCGTCGAAAGGAATGACTCCTATACAACGTGGATTAATTGAAAGGTTATCGTGTGTTGGATTTTTAcataatcaattaaaacagCATTGTGATGAAGCTGATAAACAAATTGGTTTAATTGGGCAGTCGTTAATTGCAATTTTAAGGGAGGAATTAACGAGTTATTATCAAATGGTTGCTCTGTTGCAAGCGCAATCGAAAAAACAAGGTTGTTATGATCACTCTGAGTTAAGTTTGAGAAGAATGTCTGTTTGGGTGGCGGAGCCTCAAATGCATTTACAATGGTTGGCTTATATTGCTGAACAATGTAGTGATAAAAAAGGGGGTGCCCTGGTTAGCATGGTTCATGGATTTTTACAACATGGGGCTCAATGCGttcaaaaa GTATCCGAAAAGGTATTATCGGCTGTGTGCAGACCGTTATATTTAATGTTATCTAAATGGTTATTAGATGGAGAAATAAATGATCCTTGTGGTGAATTTTTTATAGAAGCTCGAAATGTTAGTAATGCTGAACGACTTTGGTATGATAAATATTACGTTCG GCAATCAATGATTCCGTCCTTTATTACTGTTGATCAGGCCAATAAAATTTTGGCTACAGGtaaaagtataaattttttaaggcAAATTTGTAAAGATTCGGAGGAGTTACCAGGAAGGGATGCTTTACAGAAACTTTTCGCTATAACTTctg CTGAAGCGTTATTTTCACCGGAACAATCGATAGAGCTACACACAGCTTTAGAAAGTGTTTATCGCGAAACATCTTTAAGGGTTTTAaacttattgaaaaataaatttcgtttATTGGAACATTTACAAGCTTTAAGGCGTTATTTGTTGTTGGGTCAAGGTGATTTTATTCGACATCTTTTAGAACTTCTTGC tcCTGAATTAAATAAACCAGCTCAAGAACTTTACGGCCACACTTTATCTGGAATTCTTGAATCAGCCATACGAGTAACGAATGCTCAATTTGAAGATGAAGACACCCTTCAAAGATTAAACGTGGGTTTAATGGATCCGTCACATGGAGATTTGGGTTGGGATACATTTACTTTAGTTTACATAGTTGATGGGCCCGTTGGGACTATTTTTGAGCACACCATGCCAATTTATAAATGTCTTTTTGGCGGTTTGTGGAAAACGAAACGAATGGAGTACGTCTTATCGAATATgagaaaacaacaaatttcttGTGCGAAATTGTTTAGGAGATTGGATg ttttaaaacccGTGTCTCATTTAATACATGTATTAGCAagtaaaatgattaatttattgCATCAAATGcaatattactttttattcGAAGTACTCGAATGTTCTTGGGCTGAAATGTTAAAACAAGTAAATCAAGCTGAAAGTTTGGATCACGTAATAAAAGCTCACGGACATTTTTTGGAATCCGTACAAAATGGTGTTTTATTAGATACAACACATACA gAAATCAGAACTCAACTTGGTATAATATTCACTTTAATCCTCAACTTAGAAACGTTACAAGACGCTTTGTATACCTCGGCGGAATCAGAATTGGAAAGCATTTTGGCTTATGAAAGAAAATGTGCATCACATCGTAATTTCGGAACTAACCTTCAATATGAATACGAAAGTAAAGAAAGAACcctcaaatttaaacatttcgtTTCTTCTGTGAAATGTCAAGTGAAACAACTCAGCACGAAATACACCGAGTTTATTACGCGTTTCTTAACTTCTCTTTCAACCAGCCCGGATATGAATCTCCAATTATTGAGCGTTCGTCTCaatttcaatgattttaaCCAGATTACATGA